Proteins encoded within one genomic window of Lysinibacillus louembei:
- a CDS encoding GNAT family N-acetyltransferase, whose amino-acid sequence MIAIRELTTIEEMELVQQLEWKVWGISPIPTHQTFTAVKNGGIIVGAFDADKLIGFSYAFAGWKNGKSYLCSHMLGIDNAYRSQQIGEQLKLAQRNIAIQKGYELMTWTYDPLETRNGFLNLTKLNGICDTYIENCYGEMQDGFNKGLPSDRFEVHWHLTSDYVVHKHQPLAPAPIPLGEIVIDEQGLPTLGARHTHNLHTIYDAQSYSLPVPQDFQALKGQSQEHALHWRLATRKIFQELFAAGYAAVRIEKQSQWNQYIFVKKSALALEEI is encoded by the coding sequence ATGATTGCAATTAGAGAGCTAACAACGATTGAGGAAATGGAGCTCGTGCAGCAGCTAGAGTGGAAAGTCTGGGGCATCTCCCCTATTCCAACACATCAAACATTTACTGCCGTAAAAAATGGTGGTATCATCGTTGGGGCCTTTGATGCTGATAAGTTAATTGGCTTTAGCTACGCCTTCGCTGGCTGGAAAAATGGGAAAAGCTATTTATGCTCACATATGCTAGGTATTGATAATGCCTATCGCTCACAGCAAATTGGTGAGCAATTAAAGCTAGCTCAGCGCAATATCGCCATTCAAAAAGGCTATGAACTAATGACATGGACATATGACCCACTCGAAACACGTAACGGCTTTTTAAATTTAACAAAGCTCAACGGCATTTGTGATACGTATATTGAAAATTGCTATGGAGAAATGCAGGACGGCTTTAATAAGGGGCTACCTTCCGATCGCTTTGAAGTTCATTGGCATTTGACAAGCGATTATGTGGTACACAAACATCAGCCTTTAGCTCCAGCACCTATTCCTCTTGGTGAGATCGTAATAGATGAACAAGGGTTACCCACTTTAGGTGCCAGGCACACACACAATTTACACACAATTTATGATGCGCAGAGCTATTCCTTACCTGTTCCGCAGGATTTTCAAGCATTAAAAGGGCAAAGTCAGGAGCATGCATTGCATTGGCGGCTCGCTACACGGAAAATTTTTCAAGAGCTGTTTGCAGCAGGCTATGCAGCCGTTCGTATAGAAAAGCAATCACAATGGAATCAATATATTTTTGTGAAAAAATCAGCTTTAGCACTGGAGGAAATATAA
- a CDS encoding amidohydrolase yields the protein MTVQTITNQMDKIFTHLHANPEISWQEVGTTAYIAQLLKDEGLEPHTFDNMTGLYVDIGKGVPKVGFRTDMDALWQEVGGKFQANHSCGHDGHMTIALGVALLLNEQKDRLSGAVRIIFQPAEEKGQGAKAVIQQGVTAPLEYLFGTHVRPLVEIPDGVHTPALYHGAAKMFTGTITGIEAHGARPEQGINAIEVAAALIDAMKRHWISPTQSASIKMTQLQAGGSSANIIPGSATFSIDARAQTNETMEALTNGFHKAVTAVETLYGARIETTCAAQIVAAQVHDEAKAIMKQAIIETVGEQYCAGDVVTPGGEDFHYYAYEQPHLKTTMLGLGCGVTPGLHHPLMTFNKERLHVGAEIIMKALLLTLQKVKGSEC from the coding sequence ATGACCGTACAAACAATTACAAATCAAATGGACAAAATATTTACTCATTTACATGCAAATCCAGAAATTAGCTGGCAGGAAGTTGGGACAACTGCTTATATTGCGCAGCTTTTAAAGGATGAAGGTTTAGAGCCACATACGTTTGACAATATGACAGGTCTCTATGTCGATATAGGTAAAGGCGTTCCGAAAGTAGGCTTCCGTACAGATATGGACGCACTTTGGCAGGAGGTTGGAGGAAAATTTCAAGCCAATCATTCTTGTGGACATGATGGGCATATGACGATAGCTCTTGGCGTAGCATTATTATTAAACGAGCAAAAGGATCGCCTCTCTGGCGCTGTGCGCATTATTTTTCAGCCTGCTGAGGAAAAGGGGCAAGGGGCAAAAGCTGTCATTCAACAAGGTGTAACTGCACCACTTGAATATTTATTTGGCACACATGTAAGACCATTAGTTGAAATTCCAGATGGCGTGCACACACCTGCACTTTATCATGGTGCGGCTAAAATGTTTACAGGCACCATTACAGGAATTGAGGCACATGGTGCTCGCCCTGAGCAAGGAATTAATGCAATAGAAGTAGCCGCGGCCCTTATTGATGCAATGAAACGTCATTGGATTAGCCCAACGCAATCGGCATCTATTAAAATGACACAGCTTCAGGCAGGAGGCTCCTCAGCCAATATCATCCCAGGTAGTGCGACATTCAGTATCGATGCACGCGCCCAAACAAACGAAACAATGGAAGCATTAACAAATGGCTTCCATAAAGCTGTCACGGCAGTGGAAACACTTTACGGGGCTAGAATTGAAACAACTTGTGCGGCACAAATTGTAGCAGCGCAAGTACATGATGAAGCGAAAGCCATTATGAAGCAGGCAATTATCGAAACAGTTGGAGAGCAATATTGCGCTGGCGATGTCGTGACACCAGGTGGAGAAGATTTCCACTATTATGCCTATGAGCAGCCACATTTGAAAACAACAATGCTGGGCTTAGGCTGTGGTGTTACCCCAGGGCTTCATCACCCACTGATGACCTTTAACAAAGAGCGTTTACATGTTGGAGCTGAAATTATTATGAAAGCTTTATTATTGACATTACAAAAAGTAAAAGGAAGCGAGTGCTGA
- a CDS encoding LURP-one-related/scramblase family protein, which translates to MKQLYIKQKILSLSGKFTVKNEQGEDAYFVDGSFLQIPKTFTIFDTSRAEVAVITKKVFSFLPTFFVEVNGREMVKIKKEFSFLKARYSIEAEGVEVRGNWFDMNFTLLKHGEVVGSVKKEWFTWGDSYKVEVLDEALEKLIIAIVVAIDCVKADHAAAASAAT; encoded by the coding sequence ATGAAACAGCTTTATATTAAACAAAAAATATTAAGCCTAAGTGGGAAGTTTACTGTGAAAAATGAGCAGGGAGAGGATGCCTATTTCGTTGACGGGAGCTTTCTGCAAATTCCGAAGACGTTTACAATATTTGATACGTCGAGAGCTGAAGTGGCAGTTATCACAAAAAAGGTTTTTAGTTTTTTACCAACATTTTTTGTTGAAGTGAATGGACGAGAAATGGTGAAAATTAAAAAGGAATTCAGCTTTTTAAAGGCACGTTATTCTATTGAAGCAGAAGGCGTTGAAGTACGTGGTAATTGGTTTGATATGAATTTTACATTACTAAAGCATGGTGAAGTAGTTGGCAGTGTGAAGAAAGAATGGTTTACGTGGGGCGATAGCTATAAAGTGGAAGTATTAGATGAAGCATTAGAGAAACTTATAATCGCAATCGTTGTAGCTATTGATTGTGTAAAGGCAGATCATGCAGCGGCAGCATCAGCAGCAACGTAA
- a CDS encoding YkvI family membrane protein, with product MKKSLQIGGAFVGLIVGAGFASGQEIMQFFTSFGFIGIIGALLATFAFSFLGMTLAQLGSQLQTTSHKGVIYYIGGRYLGLALDFLITFFLFGVAVVMFAGSGATFHQMFGIPTMVGSIIMVLLTIGTLLLNVKNIINIIAALTPYLMAIIFIILIYSLFTMDVSLSEADQLAKTQASASSNWLVSALLYVSYNLAAGAAMLIVMGGTVKDRKVAGLGGIFGGIMLGMLIILINVTMLVKIDVVAGVDMPTLALANQIHPFVGILMAIALLGMMYNTAVGMFYAFTVRFVAPDHQMFKPALVLVGTAGFLASFIGFTDLVGKVYASMGYLGFALIFVIVLAWLRKK from the coding sequence ATGAAAAAAAGCTTACAAATTGGCGGAGCGTTTGTCGGACTCATTGTTGGAGCTGGCTTTGCATCAGGTCAAGAAATTATGCAATTTTTCACAAGCTTCGGCTTCATTGGAATTATCGGCGCATTGCTAGCTACATTTGCCTTTTCATTTTTAGGTATGACATTAGCGCAGCTTGGCTCACAGCTTCAAACAACTTCACATAAAGGTGTTATTTATTACATTGGTGGTCGCTATCTCGGTCTTGCACTCGACTTTTTAATTACCTTTTTCTTATTCGGTGTCGCAGTCGTTATGTTTGCTGGCTCTGGTGCAACCTTCCATCAAATGTTCGGCATCCCTACGATGGTTGGTAGTATTATTATGGTGCTTTTAACAATTGGCACATTGCTTTTAAATGTTAAAAATATTATTAATATCATCGCAGCTCTTACACCTTATTTAATGGCAATCATTTTTATTATTTTAATCTATTCATTGTTTACGATGGATGTTTCCCTTTCAGAGGCAGATCAACTTGCTAAAACACAGGCATCTGCAAGCTCTAATTGGTTAGTTAGTGCACTCTTGTATGTTTCCTATAATCTTGCGGCAGGCGCAGCGATGCTTATTGTGATGGGCGGAACAGTAAAGGACCGCAAAGTAGCTGGTCTTGGTGGGATTTTTGGCGGTATTATGCTTGGTATGCTTATTATTTTAATCAATGTGACAATGCTTGTGAAAATAGATGTTGTGGCAGGTGTCGATATGCCAACACTTGCTTTAGCAAATCAAATTCATCCGTTCGTTGGCATTTTAATGGCCATTGCCTTACTCGGTATGATGTACAACACAGCAGTTGGTATGTTTTATGCGTTCACAGTACGTTTTGTAGCACCAGATCATCAAATGTTTAAGCCTGCGCTAGTTCTCGTTGGTACGGCAGGATTCCTTGCCAGTTTTATAGGCTTTACGGATTTAGTAGGGAAAGTATATGCCTCAATGGGTTATTTAGGATTCGCCCTTATTTTCGTTATCGTTCTAGCATGGCTTAGAAAAAAATGA
- a CDS encoding MurR/RpiR family transcriptional regulator — MISIKKKIEQHFSTLSKSQQKVANFVLNNPSFISMHSAAEVGKKAGASETTVIRFCYSVGLDGYVQLQQKWREYLFEHNTNSTLGNYVASKKALPSEQLCEKVMGQMSKQIANVATQIDSQQFHEVTKKIHEASTIYLIGAGGSIFATQWLQFTLNMLRPGVKLVHTDTSTLIRTLQEVDETAVAIVVSLHRYYKEPIEIAEQFQQRGAYIIAITDTNVAPIHPYAHETFVLQQVELSTIDLMPVLMAFLNTLVAGMMSHDIPYYNQQRINYDDFQNSFLANRWS; from the coding sequence TTGATATCCATTAAAAAGAAAATTGAACAGCATTTCAGTACACTATCGAAGTCGCAGCAAAAAGTTGCCAACTTCGTATTAAATAATCCATCTTTTATTAGTATGCACTCCGCTGCAGAAGTTGGAAAAAAGGCAGGAGCAAGTGAAACAACGGTGATACGCTTTTGCTATTCAGTCGGATTGGATGGCTATGTACAGCTTCAACAAAAATGGAGAGAATACTTATTTGAGCATAATACAAATAGTACATTAGGTAATTATGTTGCCTCAAAGAAAGCATTACCAAGCGAGCAGCTTTGTGAAAAAGTAATGGGGCAAATGAGCAAGCAAATCGCCAATGTTGCAACGCAAATTGACTCGCAGCAATTTCATGAAGTGACAAAGAAAATCCATGAAGCAAGCACTATTTACTTAATTGGAGCTGGTGGCTCTATTTTTGCGACACAATGGCTACAGTTTACACTCAATATGCTGCGACCAGGGGTGAAGCTTGTACATACAGATACAAGCACCTTAATTCGAACATTGCAGGAAGTTGACGAAACGGCTGTGGCAATTGTCGTTTCCTTACATCGCTATTATAAGGAGCCAATTGAAATTGCTGAGCAATTTCAGCAGCGCGGTGCTTATATTATTGCGATTACAGATACAAATGTCGCACCGATTCATCCATATGCGCACGAAACATTTGTTTTACAGCAGGTAGAGCTTTCAACAATTGACTTAATGCCTGTCTTAATGGCATTTCTCAATACGTTAGTAGCAGGCATGATGTCACACGATATCCCATACTATAATCAACAACGGATCAATTATGATGATTTTCAAAATAGCTTTTTAGCAAACAGATGGAGTTGA
- the pdxS gene encoding pyridoxal 5'-phosphate synthase lyase subunit PdxS: MKMMNYGGVIMDVINAEQARIAEAAGAVAVMALERVPSDIRAAGGVARMADPRIIKEVQEAVAIPVMAKARIGHISEARVLEALNIDFIDESEVLSPADEEFHLLKSSFKVPFVCGARNLGEAARRIGEGAKMLRTKGEPGTGNIVEAVRHLREVNAQVQKIIHLDSAELMTEARELGAPYEVLLAIKEAKRLPVINYAAGGVATPADAALMMELGADGVFVGSGIFKSENPEQFAKAIVQATANYQDYELIAHLSNGLGTPMKGIDLATLSTHERMATRGL; encoded by the coding sequence ATAAAAATGATGAACTATGGTGGCGTAATTATGGATGTTATTAATGCAGAGCAGGCAAGGATTGCGGAGGCGGCAGGAGCAGTAGCTGTAATGGCTTTAGAGCGTGTGCCGTCAGATATACGTGCAGCTGGTGGAGTGGCGCGCATGGCAGATCCACGAATTATTAAAGAAGTACAAGAGGCTGTTGCAATTCCTGTTATGGCAAAGGCACGTATCGGTCATATTTCAGAGGCACGTGTACTAGAGGCATTGAATATTGATTTTATTGATGAAAGTGAAGTATTATCACCAGCAGACGAGGAATTCCATTTATTAAAAAGCTCGTTCAAAGTACCATTTGTATGTGGTGCACGTAATCTTGGCGAGGCAGCAAGACGCATTGGTGAAGGCGCAAAAATGCTGCGCACAAAAGGAGAGCCAGGTACAGGAAATATCGTGGAGGCAGTGCGTCATTTACGTGAGGTGAATGCGCAAGTGCAAAAAATCATTCATCTAGATTCCGCAGAATTAATGACAGAAGCCAGGGAGCTTGGCGCACCATATGAAGTATTACTAGCGATTAAAGAGGCAAAACGTTTACCAGTTATCAATTATGCGGCAGGAGGTGTAGCAACACCAGCTGATGCAGCACTAATGATGGAATTAGGGGCAGATGGTGTATTCGTAGGGTCAGGCATTTTTAAATCGGAAAACCCTGAGCAATTTGCGAAGGCAATCGTGCAAGCAACAGCGAATTATCAAGATTATGAGCTGATTGCTCATTTATCAAATGGCTTAGGTACACCAATGAAGGGAATTGACTTAGCTACATTGTCGACACATGAAAGAATGGCTACGCGTGGTTTATAA
- a CDS encoding S26 family signal peptidase, whose amino-acid sequence MNNIKRELKEVLEEKERFTEKNINYIIQQIQEPKRRNWTPLFVVASFVALLVLFISVKQPNDQQAQFTRYFESKMKDVNYEIIFQQFNYLKDNDALVAFIERHEEEKIYLAYFEYQNGWQWRQTTGTQSKPYLGKEFWGSTVQAPYMYAGVIETAMLQQIIVGEQKATLIPLEDGLTYWFAVSDKAARIVVQDKNNVWERLAGDIYHDDSIKHIPLIDSLSEEQYAIKLTNNTMEQGNQEYMQYPIVVDPKFDTLDRSDVILYTDKDGQQVMSRILGLPNETIEITNGTVVINTIPLPHYHMYAKIMGETVYESYIEKFKNPSNAQEIFFYNYPVTQLSDNEIFVIPDNWSLDKIEKVSFEQVDAKVLGYDSKSMEKHWTEEERNLYNEFKSSNNLEVFQHIDPITYVRTQLYARFIVDKRADYRMYTTNPEHVQWTEDQHIRQNNSLSHLENERRYAIYYAQLLQNGEFQFEGSEGAIIFNLPNGDLGMWRMVQNQNGLWQSSFLPLQ is encoded by the coding sequence ATGAATAATATTAAGCGAGAGCTCAAAGAAGTATTGGAAGAAAAAGAGCGTTTCACCGAAAAAAATATAAACTATATCATACAGCAAATTCAAGAGCCTAAAAGGAGAAATTGGACTCCTTTATTTGTTGTAGCAAGCTTTGTCGCTTTATTAGTACTATTTATTAGTGTCAAGCAGCCAAATGATCAACAGGCACAGTTTACACGTTATTTTGAAAGCAAAATGAAAGATGTCAATTATGAAATCATTTTTCAACAATTCAATTATTTAAAAGACAATGATGCGCTCGTTGCCTTTATTGAACGACATGAGGAGGAAAAAATTTATTTAGCCTATTTTGAATATCAAAATGGTTGGCAATGGAGACAAACGACAGGTACGCAAAGCAAGCCCTATTTAGGCAAAGAATTTTGGGGCTCAACTGTGCAAGCACCATATATGTATGCAGGTGTTATTGAAACAGCCATGCTTCAGCAAATTATTGTCGGTGAGCAAAAGGCAACTTTGATTCCTCTTGAGGACGGGCTTACTTACTGGTTTGCTGTTAGTGACAAGGCTGCACGTATTGTTGTCCAAGATAAAAATAATGTATGGGAACGGCTAGCTGGTGACATATATCATGATGATTCAATTAAACATATTCCATTGATTGACTCATTATCAGAAGAACAATACGCTATTAAATTAACAAATAATACGATGGAGCAAGGCAATCAAGAATATATGCAATACCCTATTGTCGTTGATCCAAAATTTGATACATTAGATCGTTCAGATGTTATTTTATATACGGATAAAGATGGTCAACAGGTGATGAGCCGCATCCTTGGTTTACCTAATGAAACGATTGAAATTACCAATGGGACTGTCGTTATTAATACAATACCACTCCCTCATTATCATATGTATGCAAAAATAATGGGCGAAACGGTCTACGAAAGTTATATTGAAAAATTTAAAAATCCAAGCAATGCGCAAGAAATTTTCTTTTATAATTATCCAGTTACACAGCTTTCTGACAATGAAATTTTTGTTATTCCTGATAACTGGTCTCTGGATAAAATCGAGAAAGTCTCATTTGAACAGGTTGATGCAAAAGTGCTAGGCTATGATAGTAAAAGTATGGAAAAGCATTGGACAGAAGAGGAACGCAATTTATATAACGAATTCAAAAGCTCAAACAATCTAGAAGTGTTTCAGCATATTGACCCCATTACTTATGTACGCACTCAGCTCTATGCGCGATTTATAGTCGACAAACGAGCCGATTATCGCATGTATACAACAAATCCAGAGCATGTGCAATGGACAGAGGACCAGCATATACGTCAAAATAACTCATTATCCCATTTGGAAAATGAGCGTCGTTATGCTATTTACTATGCACAGCTTCTACAAAATGGCGAGTTTCAATTTGAAGGAAGCGAAGGCGCCATTATCTTCAACTTACCTAATGGAGATTTGGGTATGTGGCGCATGGTTCAAAATCAAAACGGCCTCTGGCAGTCTAGCTTTTTACCATTGCAATAA
- a CDS encoding sigma-70 family RNA polymerase sigma factor — protein sequence MHTDEMRELIRLYGDYLTRLSYVYVKNWTIAEDIVQDVFIKYFQSQQFKGQSSIKTYLAKMTIHKSCDHLRSIKNRLRILESFWKQKQQTLPSSEQETFKKLEQRSIAKAVLELPIKYREAIVLFYYEEMTSLEIATLLNISENTVKTRLRRGRDLLKISLSELQLGGDLYE from the coding sequence TTGCATACAGATGAAATGAGAGAATTAATACGCCTATATGGCGATTATTTAACACGCCTATCCTATGTCTATGTGAAAAATTGGACCATTGCGGAGGATATTGTGCAGGATGTCTTCATTAAATATTTTCAATCACAGCAATTTAAAGGGCAATCAAGCATCAAAACGTATTTAGCCAAAATGACGATACATAAAAGCTGCGACCATTTACGCAGCATCAAAAATAGATTACGCATTTTAGAAAGCTTTTGGAAACAAAAGCAACAAACATTGCCATCAAGTGAGCAGGAAACATTCAAAAAACTGGAACAGCGCTCTATTGCAAAGGCGGTACTAGAACTACCTATTAAATACCGTGAAGCGATTGTTCTCTTTTATTATGAAGAAATGACAAGTCTCGAAATTGCGACACTCCTCAACATTTCTGAAAATACGGTCAAAACAAGATTAAGGCGCGGCCGCGATTTATTGAAAATATCGCTGAGTGAGCTTCAATTGGGAGGTGATTTGTATGAATAA
- the menC gene encoding o-succinylbenzoate synthase — MKITEMTIRHLQMELKSPFTTSFGTFTTKNFLLLEAKDESGTIGWGESVAFDSPWYNEETMKTNWHMLEDFLIPLILNKEITHPDEVSDIFSAIRKNNMAKSTIEGAVWDIYAQQTNQSLAQALGGTKDKIEVGISIGIQNSIEELVELVGGYVQEGYKRIKVKVKPGWDVEVMRSLRNAFPNVAIMADANSAYRLEDAQLLKQLDEFNLTMIEQPLASDDIIDHAKLQQQLATPICLDESIHSLEDARKAVELGSTKIINIKIGRVGGLTEAKKIHDYCAAAGIPVWCGGMLESGVGRAHNVALTALPNFILPGDTASSSRYWEKDIIEPEVIAENGYIQVPQSAGIGYEINRETVESYTVAKKIYR, encoded by the coding sequence ATGAAAATTACTGAAATGACGATACGCCATTTACAAATGGAGTTAAAGTCTCCTTTTACAACTAGCTTTGGCACATTTACGACGAAAAACTTTTTACTGTTAGAGGCAAAGGATGAGTCAGGTACAATTGGTTGGGGCGAGTCTGTTGCCTTCGATTCACCATGGTATAACGAGGAAACGATGAAAACAAACTGGCATATGCTGGAGGATTTTTTAATTCCACTTATTTTAAATAAGGAAATTACTCATCCAGATGAAGTAAGTGACATTTTTTCAGCTATTCGTAAAAACAATATGGCAAAATCGACGATTGAAGGTGCTGTTTGGGATATTTATGCACAACAAACGAACCAATCATTAGCACAAGCTCTTGGTGGAACAAAAGATAAAATCGAAGTAGGTATTAGTATCGGCATTCAAAATTCAATTGAAGAGCTTGTTGAATTAGTTGGAGGTTACGTACAAGAAGGCTATAAGCGCATTAAAGTGAAAGTAAAGCCCGGTTGGGATGTTGAAGTGATGCGTTCATTGCGCAACGCCTTCCCAAATGTAGCGATTATGGCGGATGCGAACTCAGCCTATCGCTTAGAGGATGCACAATTACTAAAGCAATTAGATGAATTTAACTTAACAATGATTGAACAGCCGTTAGCTTCAGATGATATTATTGACCATGCAAAATTACAGCAGCAGCTAGCTACACCGATTTGCCTAGATGAAAGCATCCATTCACTTGAAGATGCCCGCAAGGCTGTTGAGCTAGGCTCTACTAAAATTATTAACATTAAAATCGGTCGCGTTGGCGGCTTAACAGAGGCTAAGAAAATTCATGATTATTGCGCTGCTGCGGGTATCCCTGTATGGTGTGGTGGCATGCTAGAATCTGGTGTAGGTCGCGCGCACAATGTCGCACTCACAGCGCTACCAAACTTCATCCTACCTGGTGATACAGCAAGCTCGAGCCGCTATTGGGAAAAGGATATTATCGAGCCAGAGGTTATCGCTGAAAACGGCTATATCCAAGTGCCTCAATCCGCAGGTATCGGCTATGAGATCAATAGAGAAACTGTTGAATCCTACACTGTAGCCAAAAAGATTTATCGCTAA
- a CDS encoding methyl-accepting chemotaxis protein, which produces MNIIEALAMSAPYMHLALKEEAIVAVCRKEDNKMIKYLAGKRVDTGYKDGDSINPNDDNVFLAFNGKNADVIIPQDVYGVAVNAFSFPIRENGKVVGALAFGLPIDNMVKLEHYMEQMNMIVTNLQDKVHTIASHSEELAATSEEINRQAQHTLEDAEKTNGITDLIKNISRQTNLLGLNASIEAARAGQHGAGFNIVAQEVRKMSQETSNATENIEGSLKNINRNLENLKQNLGQINEATNEQAQLVQDFSEIIEELTTLSHDMKTFMQSTLK; this is translated from the coding sequence ATGAACATTATTGAAGCACTTGCAATGTCCGCCCCTTATATGCACCTTGCATTGAAAGAAGAAGCCATTGTCGCTGTCTGTCGAAAAGAAGATAACAAAATGATTAAATATTTAGCTGGTAAGCGAGTTGATACTGGTTATAAAGATGGGGATTCTATTAATCCTAACGATGATAACGTATTTCTTGCCTTCAATGGGAAAAATGCAGATGTGATTATTCCTCAGGATGTTTACGGTGTGGCCGTGAACGCTTTCTCATTTCCAATTCGTGAAAATGGTAAAGTAGTAGGGGCACTTGCTTTTGGCTTGCCAATTGATAATATGGTAAAGCTTGAGCATTATATGGAGCAAATGAATATGATTGTTACAAACTTGCAAGACAAAGTACATACAATTGCTTCCCACTCTGAAGAGCTAGCTGCTACAAGTGAAGAGATTAATCGCCAAGCTCAGCATACACTTGAGGATGCTGAAAAAACCAATGGTATTACAGATTTAATCAAAAATATCTCTCGCCAAACAAACTTACTTGGCTTAAATGCTTCCATTGAAGCAGCACGCGCAGGTCAACATGGCGCAGGCTTCAACATTGTAGCGCAGGAAGTTCGCAAAATGTCCCAAGAAACATCAAATGCGACTGAAAATATTGAGGGCTCGTTAAAAAATATTAACCGCAACTTAGAAAACTTAAAGCAAAATTTGGGGCAAATTAACGAAGCTACAAATGAACAAGCTCAGCTAGTTCAAGATTTTAGCGAAATTATTGAAGAGCTGACTACTTTAAGTCATGATATGAAAACATTTATGCAAAGTACATTGAAATAA
- the sstT gene encoding serine/threonine transporter SstT, giving the protein MKKMFETWNRINLVSRIVVGIIVGIVLALIVPQASGITILGTLFVGALKAVAPVLVFVLVINAIASHVSGKATNMKMVLVLYAIGTFLAGFIGVIASFLFPTKLTLKTGAEEIAPPSGITEVLESLLFNIVSNPVSAIMNANYLGILAWAVLLGVALKASHDSTKTMLANVSDAVTKIVQWIISLAPIGIMGIVFDIISTTGLSALAEYGRLIIILVVTMLFIALVVNPLIVFVVARRNPYPLVLTSLKESGITAFFTRSSAANIPVNMALAEKLKLNKDTYAVSIPLGATINMAGAAVTISVLTMATAHTLDIKVDMFTAVILMVLAAVSAAGASGVPGGSLLLIPLACSLIGISDDIAMQVVAIGFIIGVVQDSCETALNSSSDIVFTAAAEYAQERKKS; this is encoded by the coding sequence ATGAAGAAGATGTTTGAAACGTGGAATCGCATTAACCTTGTCAGTCGAATTGTTGTTGGTATTATTGTCGGCATCGTGTTAGCGTTAATCGTTCCACAGGCCAGTGGTATTACTATTTTAGGAACACTTTTTGTAGGCGCGTTAAAGGCTGTGGCACCTGTGCTTGTATTTGTCCTAGTGATTAATGCAATTGCTTCACATGTGAGTGGCAAGGCGACAAATATGAAAATGGTGCTCGTGCTGTATGCGATAGGTACTTTTTTAGCAGGATTTATTGGTGTTATTGCGAGCTTTTTATTCCCAACCAAGCTTACATTAAAAACAGGTGCTGAAGAAATTGCACCACCAAGTGGTATTACAGAAGTGTTAGAGTCACTATTATTTAATATTGTGTCAAATCCGGTTAGTGCAATTATGAATGCTAATTATCTAGGCATTTTAGCATGGGCTGTGTTGCTTGGTGTTGCACTAAAAGCATCTCATGATTCAACTAAAACAATGTTAGCAAATGTTTCAGATGCTGTAACAAAAATTGTGCAATGGATTATTAGTCTAGCACCAATCGGGATTATGGGAATTGTTTTCGATATTATTTCAACAACAGGGCTATCAGCATTAGCAGAATATGGTCGATTAATTATTATTTTAGTTGTTACGATGTTGTTCATTGCATTAGTGGTTAATCCATTGATTGTTTTTGTAGTAGCACGTCGAAATCCTTATCCGCTAGTTTTAACAAGCTTAAAAGAAAGTGGCATTACAGCCTTCTTTACACGTAGCTCGGCTGCTAATATCCCTGTGAATATGGCATTAGCTGAAAAGCTAAAGCTAAACAAAGATACATATGCTGTATCAATTCCATTAGGTGCAACGATTAATATGGCAGGAGCGGCTGTTACAATTTCCGTATTAACGATGGCAACAGCACATACGCTAGATATCAAGGTTGATATGTTTACAGCAGTTATTTTAATGGTATTAGCAGCAGTTTCGGCAGCAGGTGCATCAGGGGTTCCAGGAGGCTCTTTATTATTAATACCGCTTGCTTGTAGCTTAATTGGTATTTCAGATGATATTGCGATGCAAGTTGTCGCAATTGGCTTTATTATAGGCGTTGTACAGGATTCCTGTGAGACGGCATTAAACTCATCGTCAGATATCGTTTTTACAGCAGCAGCGGAATATGCGCAAGAGCGTAAAAAATCATAA